A region from the Vespula pensylvanica isolate Volc-1 chromosome 9, ASM1446617v1, whole genome shotgun sequence genome encodes:
- the LOC122631792 gene encoding IQ domain-containing protein H-like isoform X3: MQKSYYQIIKKYKRSSTSLDKIDLSHIHALRYIDGELTKNEGWSNVLDTTGKELRSKWYLVVSPQIEKMLKNRRIYSLRLDPSKVFNFLLSIPESGVHFKLSKKDLLLLLRDISEEGPWITSWKPQLKTLDKKKIAAILIQSCWRGYWVRKQLNESYRRYIAASVLWYKWLFKKHKREIYAIHLKKMLLSLDISRVFNEKLSKEFYDLIKCPHVIIHLPSIGHSINIRQTYSPKLFNIYQHSMILRLSFLRNQMSEFVYILPVEITQDLLSMYVDIIDSIISQERTANRVTFLALSQAKTFERTHMNVSRILHCSESTLTAIKKKINEKPAYILPWIVDECDLRISDYLRVPLLGPDMMLQQELLNLSKMSEIIENLGLPQPAHSKDIRDYTKLCANLAELIVLNTDICLWLIRLNFGIHSKHYGVFLINHISVPFMPAIREIRKQYGDEWISNSHVREEYLNALLIHLPKVVSIVTSFNKLCYNSWKDFYNHIQKLGCLLQAVPHEKNSSTISATLFIPNKITKRPIKWTGTSNKIQLDFNLSLYAFMIPQTTVNTEILNPNINKLAYALQQQGYFGYLTIDCYCYFDNNKEKMVVLLLNIHPYYSHTQMYVDWMKFVIDGSYKVTAQLVTHPTDVVKLRMQMTNNSFVHTIREILKMKNPRRFYDGLSAALLRQITYTMTKLGMYSTTLEYWTTHFGRPSYGGMISIGMFSGITGAFVGIPADVVLVRMVGDVKLPPEKRRNYKNVLSALVDISKKEGITALWRGTIPTLGRAAVVNGVQLGTYSRAKYALLDTGYFVDNLGTQFLAANISGFVATLTSLPLDLAKTKIQNWMGPSNPPGMIKVLLNTSKQNGIFSLWRGFLAYYTKAAPTTIITMLCVDQLQALYLRIFT; the protein is encoded by the exons ATGCAAAAAAGTTACTATCAAATCATTAAAAAGTACAAACGTTCGTCCACGTCATTGGACAAAATAGATTTATCACATATTCACGCTTTGAGATATATCGACGGAGAATTAACGAAAAACGAAGGATGGTCTAACGTTCTCGATACAACTGGTAAAGAACTTAGATCGAAATGGTACCTAGTTGTTTCCcctcaaatagaaaaaatgttgaagaaTCGACGGATATATTCGCTTCGTTTGGATCCATCAAAGGTCTTTAATTTTTTGCTATCTATACCTGAAAGTGGAGTACACTTTAAATTGTCGAAGAAAGATCTACTTCTTTTATTGCGAGACATTTCTGAGGAAGGGCCTTGGATAACGAGTTGGAAGCCTCAATTAAAAACtcttgataaaaagaaaatcgccGCCATTTTGATACAATCCTGTTGGCGTGGTTATTGg GTCCGTAAACAATTGAACGAATCGTATCGTCGTTACATAGCAGCTAGCGTGTTATGGTACAAATGGTTATTCAAAAAACACAAACGCGAGATATATGCTATTCACTTGAAAAAAATGCTCTTGTCGCTGGACATAAGTCGAGTATTTAACGAGAAATTAAGCAAAGAGTTTTACGACTTGATTAAGTGTCCACACGTGATAATACATCTTCCATCGATTGGTCATTCCATTAACATTCGTCAAACGTACTCtccaaaattatttaatatttatcagcATTCAATGATTTTGAGACTCTCCTTTCTACGTAATCAAATGTCTGagttcgtttatattttaccTGTCGAAATTACGCAAGATTTACTATCCATGTACGTTGATATAATCGATTCTATCATTTCACAAGAACGTACAGCGAATCGCGTAACGTTTCTTGCTCTTTCACAAGCTAAGACTTTCGAACGTACACACATGAATGTATCTAGGATTTTACATTGCTCGGAAAGCACCTTAACAGCTatcaaaaaaaagatcaatgaaAAACCAGCGTATATTTTACCTTGGATCGTTGACGAATGCGATCTTAGAATATCGGACTATCTTCGCGTACCTTTGTTAGGGCCAGATATGATGCTACAACAAGAGTTGTTAAATCTATCGAAAATGAgtgaaataatcgaaaatcttGGTTTACCACAACCGGCTCATTCCAAAGATATACGAGATTATACGAAACTTTGCGCCAATTTAGCTGAACTAATCGTATTAAACACTGACATTTGTTTATGGCTGATCAGGTTGAATTTCGGTATACACAGCAAACACTATGGTGTATTTTTGATCAATCACATTAGTGTACCATTCATGCCTGCGAtcagagaaataagaaaacagtATGGCGACGAATGGATAAGTAATTCTCATGTAcgagaagaatatttaaatgccTTGTTAATTCATTTACCAAAAGTTGTCTCCATTGTAACGAGTTTCAACAAACTCTGTTATAATTCAtggaaagatttttataatcacaTACAAAAGCTTGGATGTCTGTTGCAAGCTGTACcacatgaaaaaaattcaagtaCCATATCTGCAACACTTTTTATTCCAAATAAGATTACTAAAAGACCTATCAAATGGACCGGTACttcgaataaaatacaattag ACTTTAACCTTTCATTGTACGCTTTTATGATACCACAGACAACAGTGAATACAGAGATTTTAAatccaaatataaataaacttgcTTATGCTCTGCAACAGCAAGGCTACTTTGGATATTTGACTATagattgttattgttatttcgataataacaAAGAGAAGATGGTTGTATTATTACTCAATATTCATCCTTATTATTCTCACACGCAAATGTACGTTGATTGGATGAAATTTGTCATCGATGGTTCTTACAA GGTAACGGCACAATTAGTGACACATCCGACGGATGTTGTGAAACTTCGGATGCAAATGACGAACAATAGTTTCGTACACACTATACGTGAAAttcttaaaatgaaaaatcctCGTAGGTTTTACGATGGATTAAGTGCAGCTCTTCTTCGTCAGATAACTTATACTATGACCAAATTGGGAATGTATTCGACAACGTTGGAATATTGGAC gaCTCATTTTGGACGTCCTAGCTATGGTGGTATGATTAGCATTGGAATGTTCTCTGGCATCACTGGTGCTTTTGTTGGGATACCTGCTGACGTTGTACTAGTACGAATGGTAGGCGATGTTAAATTACCACCAG aaaaacgtagaaattataaaaatgttttaagtGCTCTTGTGGATATATccaaaaaagaaggaattacAGCATTATGGAGAGGTACTATACCTACTCTTGGAAGAGCGGCTGTCGTCAATGGTGTACAATTGGGTACATATAGTCGAGCGAAATATGCGTTGTTAGATACCG gTTATTTCGTAGATAATTTAGGGACGCAATTTCTAGCAGCTAATATTTCCGGTTTTGTTGCGACTCTTACATCTCTACCGTTAGACTTAGCGAAAACAAA aatacaAAATTGGATGGGACCATCGAACCCCCCAGGCATGATTAAAGTATTGTTAAATACTAGTAAACAAAATGGTATTTTTTCGTTGTGGCGAGGATTTTTAGCTTACTATACGAAGGCTGCTCCTACGACAATAATTACTATGCTGTGTGTTGATCAATTACAAGCGTTATATCTTCGTATTTTCACTTGa
- the LOC122631792 gene encoding IQ domain-containing protein H-like isoform X1, which produces MPYLNLCVNIITISFSFITTKNDIYIYVCMYIYIQARARVCVCVLYKYLLLRICQGTENAVSSMQKSYYQIIKKYKRSSTSLDKIDLSHIHALRYIDGELTKNEGWSNVLDTTGKELRSKWYLVVSPQIEKMLKNRRIYSLRLDPSKVFNFLLSIPESGVHFKLSKKDLLLLLRDISEEGPWITSWKPQLKTLDKKKIAAILIQSCWRGYWVRKQLNESYRRYIAASVLWYKWLFKKHKREIYAIHLKKMLLSLDISRVFNEKLSKEFYDLIKCPHVIIHLPSIGHSINIRQTYSPKLFNIYQHSMILRLSFLRNQMSEFVYILPVEITQDLLSMYVDIIDSIISQERTANRVTFLALSQAKTFERTHMNVSRILHCSESTLTAIKKKINEKPAYILPWIVDECDLRISDYLRVPLLGPDMMLQQELLNLSKMSEIIENLGLPQPAHSKDIRDYTKLCANLAELIVLNTDICLWLIRLNFGIHSKHYGVFLINHISVPFMPAIREIRKQYGDEWISNSHVREEYLNALLIHLPKVVSIVTSFNKLCYNSWKDFYNHIQKLGCLLQAVPHEKNSSTISATLFIPNKITKRPIKWTGTSNKIQLDFNLSLYAFMIPQTTVNTEILNPNINKLAYALQQQGYFGYLTIDCYCYFDNNKEKMVVLLLNIHPYYSHTQMYVDWMKFVIDGSYKVTAQLVTHPTDVVKLRMQMTNNSFVHTIREILKMKNPRRFYDGLSAALLRQITYTMTKLGMYSTTLEYWTTHFGRPSYGGMISIGMFSGITGAFVGIPADVVLVRMVGDVKLPPEKRRNYKNVLSALVDISKKEGITALWRGTIPTLGRAAVVNGVQLGTYSRAKYALLDTGYFVDNLGTQFLAANISGFVATLTSLPLDLAKTKIQNWMGPSNPPGMIKVLLNTSKQNGIFSLWRGFLAYYTKAAPTTIITMLCVDQLQALYLRIFT; this is translated from the exons ATGCCGTATTTAAATCTTTGcgttaatattataacaatttctttttcttttatcactacaaaaaatgatatatatatatatgtatgtatgtatatatatatacaggcgcgcgcgcgtgtatgtgtatgtgtattatacaaatatttattattaaggaTTTGTCAGGGAACAGAAAATGCAGTTTCATCCATGCAAAAAAGTTACTATCAAATCATTAAAAAGTACAAACGTTCGTCCACGTCATTGGACAAAATAGATTTATCACATATTCACGCTTTGAGATATATCGACGGAGAATTAACGAAAAACGAAGGATGGTCTAACGTTCTCGATACAACTGGTAAAGAACTTAGATCGAAATGGTACCTAGTTGTTTCCcctcaaatagaaaaaatgttgaagaaTCGACGGATATATTCGCTTCGTTTGGATCCATCAAAGGTCTTTAATTTTTTGCTATCTATACCTGAAAGTGGAGTACACTTTAAATTGTCGAAGAAAGATCTACTTCTTTTATTGCGAGACATTTCTGAGGAAGGGCCTTGGATAACGAGTTGGAAGCCTCAATTAAAAACtcttgataaaaagaaaatcgccGCCATTTTGATACAATCCTGTTGGCGTGGTTATTGg GTCCGTAAACAATTGAACGAATCGTATCGTCGTTACATAGCAGCTAGCGTGTTATGGTACAAATGGTTATTCAAAAAACACAAACGCGAGATATATGCTATTCACTTGAAAAAAATGCTCTTGTCGCTGGACATAAGTCGAGTATTTAACGAGAAATTAAGCAAAGAGTTTTACGACTTGATTAAGTGTCCACACGTGATAATACATCTTCCATCGATTGGTCATTCCATTAACATTCGTCAAACGTACTCtccaaaattatttaatatttatcagcATTCAATGATTTTGAGACTCTCCTTTCTACGTAATCAAATGTCTGagttcgtttatattttaccTGTCGAAATTACGCAAGATTTACTATCCATGTACGTTGATATAATCGATTCTATCATTTCACAAGAACGTACAGCGAATCGCGTAACGTTTCTTGCTCTTTCACAAGCTAAGACTTTCGAACGTACACACATGAATGTATCTAGGATTTTACATTGCTCGGAAAGCACCTTAACAGCTatcaaaaaaaagatcaatgaaAAACCAGCGTATATTTTACCTTGGATCGTTGACGAATGCGATCTTAGAATATCGGACTATCTTCGCGTACCTTTGTTAGGGCCAGATATGATGCTACAACAAGAGTTGTTAAATCTATCGAAAATGAgtgaaataatcgaaaatcttGGTTTACCACAACCGGCTCATTCCAAAGATATACGAGATTATACGAAACTTTGCGCCAATTTAGCTGAACTAATCGTATTAAACACTGACATTTGTTTATGGCTGATCAGGTTGAATTTCGGTATACACAGCAAACACTATGGTGTATTTTTGATCAATCACATTAGTGTACCATTCATGCCTGCGAtcagagaaataagaaaacagtATGGCGACGAATGGATAAGTAATTCTCATGTAcgagaagaatatttaaatgccTTGTTAATTCATTTACCAAAAGTTGTCTCCATTGTAACGAGTTTCAACAAACTCTGTTATAATTCAtggaaagatttttataatcacaTACAAAAGCTTGGATGTCTGTTGCAAGCTGTACcacatgaaaaaaattcaagtaCCATATCTGCAACACTTTTTATTCCAAATAAGATTACTAAAAGACCTATCAAATGGACCGGTACttcgaataaaatacaattag ACTTTAACCTTTCATTGTACGCTTTTATGATACCACAGACAACAGTGAATACAGAGATTTTAAatccaaatataaataaacttgcTTATGCTCTGCAACAGCAAGGCTACTTTGGATATTTGACTATagattgttattgttatttcgataataacaAAGAGAAGATGGTTGTATTATTACTCAATATTCATCCTTATTATTCTCACACGCAAATGTACGTTGATTGGATGAAATTTGTCATCGATGGTTCTTACAA GGTAACGGCACAATTAGTGACACATCCGACGGATGTTGTGAAACTTCGGATGCAAATGACGAACAATAGTTTCGTACACACTATACGTGAAAttcttaaaatgaaaaatcctCGTAGGTTTTACGATGGATTAAGTGCAGCTCTTCTTCGTCAGATAACTTATACTATGACCAAATTGGGAATGTATTCGACAACGTTGGAATATTGGAC gaCTCATTTTGGACGTCCTAGCTATGGTGGTATGATTAGCATTGGAATGTTCTCTGGCATCACTGGTGCTTTTGTTGGGATACCTGCTGACGTTGTACTAGTACGAATGGTAGGCGATGTTAAATTACCACCAG aaaaacgtagaaattataaaaatgttttaagtGCTCTTGTGGATATATccaaaaaagaaggaattacAGCATTATGGAGAGGTACTATACCTACTCTTGGAAGAGCGGCTGTCGTCAATGGTGTACAATTGGGTACATATAGTCGAGCGAAATATGCGTTGTTAGATACCG gTTATTTCGTAGATAATTTAGGGACGCAATTTCTAGCAGCTAATATTTCCGGTTTTGTTGCGACTCTTACATCTCTACCGTTAGACTTAGCGAAAACAAA aatacaAAATTGGATGGGACCATCGAACCCCCCAGGCATGATTAAAGTATTGTTAAATACTAGTAAACAAAATGGTATTTTTTCGTTGTGGCGAGGATTTTTAGCTTACTATACGAAGGCTGCTCCTACGACAATAATTACTATGCTGTGTGTTGATCAATTACAAGCGTTATATCTTCGTATTTTCACTTGa
- the LOC122631792 gene encoding IQ domain-containing protein H-like isoform X2 gives MPYLNLCVNIITISFSFITTKNDIYIYVCMYIYIQARARVCVCVLYKYLLLRICQGTENAVSSMQKSYYQIIKKYKRSSTSLDKIDLSHIHALRYIDGELTKNEGWSNVLDTTGKELRSKWYLVVSPQIEKMLKNRRIYSLRLDPSKVFNFLLSIPESGVHFKLSKKDLLLLLRDISEEGPWITSWKPQLKTLDKKKIAAILIQSCWRGYWVRKQLNESYRRYIAASVLWYKWLFKKHKREIYAIHLKKMLLSLDISRVFNEKLSKEFYDLIKCPHVIIHLPSIGHSINIRQTYSPKLFNIYQHSMILRLSFLRNQMSEFVYILPVEITQDLLSMYVDIIDSIISQERTANRVTFLALSQAKTFERTHMNVSRILHCSESTLTAIKKKINEKPAYILPWIVDECDLRISDYLRVPLLGPDMMLQQELLNLSKMSEIIENLGLPQPAHSKDIRDYTKLCANLAELIVLNTDICLWLIRLNFGIHSKHYGVFLINHISVPFMPAIREIRKQYGDEWISNSHVREEYLNALLIHLPKVVSIVTSFNKLCYNSWKDFYNHIQKLGCLLQAVPHEKNSSTISATLFIPNKITKRPIKWTGTSNKIQLDFNLSLYAFMIPQTTVNTEILNPNINKLAYALQQQGYFGYLTIDCYCYFDNNKEKMVVLLLNIHPYYSHTQMYVDWMKFVIDGSYKVTAQLVTHPTDVVKLRMQMTNNSFVHTIREILKMKNPRRFYDGLSAALLRQITYTMTKLGMYSTTLEYWTTHFGRPSYGGMISIGMFSGITGAFVGIPADVVLVRMVGDVKLPPEKRRNYKNVLSALVDISKKEGITALWRGTIPTLGRAAVVNGVQLGTYSRAKYALLDTGYFVDNLGTQFLAANISGFVATLTSLPLDLAKTKFVNTKLDGTIEPPRHD, from the exons ATGCCGTATTTAAATCTTTGcgttaatattataacaatttctttttcttttatcactacaaaaaatgatatatatatatatgtatgtatgtatatatatatacaggcgcgcgcgcgtgtatgtgtatgtgtattatacaaatatttattattaaggaTTTGTCAGGGAACAGAAAATGCAGTTTCATCCATGCAAAAAAGTTACTATCAAATCATTAAAAAGTACAAACGTTCGTCCACGTCATTGGACAAAATAGATTTATCACATATTCACGCTTTGAGATATATCGACGGAGAATTAACGAAAAACGAAGGATGGTCTAACGTTCTCGATACAACTGGTAAAGAACTTAGATCGAAATGGTACCTAGTTGTTTCCcctcaaatagaaaaaatgttgaagaaTCGACGGATATATTCGCTTCGTTTGGATCCATCAAAGGTCTTTAATTTTTTGCTATCTATACCTGAAAGTGGAGTACACTTTAAATTGTCGAAGAAAGATCTACTTCTTTTATTGCGAGACATTTCTGAGGAAGGGCCTTGGATAACGAGTTGGAAGCCTCAATTAAAAACtcttgataaaaagaaaatcgccGCCATTTTGATACAATCCTGTTGGCGTGGTTATTGg GTCCGTAAACAATTGAACGAATCGTATCGTCGTTACATAGCAGCTAGCGTGTTATGGTACAAATGGTTATTCAAAAAACACAAACGCGAGATATATGCTATTCACTTGAAAAAAATGCTCTTGTCGCTGGACATAAGTCGAGTATTTAACGAGAAATTAAGCAAAGAGTTTTACGACTTGATTAAGTGTCCACACGTGATAATACATCTTCCATCGATTGGTCATTCCATTAACATTCGTCAAACGTACTCtccaaaattatttaatatttatcagcATTCAATGATTTTGAGACTCTCCTTTCTACGTAATCAAATGTCTGagttcgtttatattttaccTGTCGAAATTACGCAAGATTTACTATCCATGTACGTTGATATAATCGATTCTATCATTTCACAAGAACGTACAGCGAATCGCGTAACGTTTCTTGCTCTTTCACAAGCTAAGACTTTCGAACGTACACACATGAATGTATCTAGGATTTTACATTGCTCGGAAAGCACCTTAACAGCTatcaaaaaaaagatcaatgaaAAACCAGCGTATATTTTACCTTGGATCGTTGACGAATGCGATCTTAGAATATCGGACTATCTTCGCGTACCTTTGTTAGGGCCAGATATGATGCTACAACAAGAGTTGTTAAATCTATCGAAAATGAgtgaaataatcgaaaatcttGGTTTACCACAACCGGCTCATTCCAAAGATATACGAGATTATACGAAACTTTGCGCCAATTTAGCTGAACTAATCGTATTAAACACTGACATTTGTTTATGGCTGATCAGGTTGAATTTCGGTATACACAGCAAACACTATGGTGTATTTTTGATCAATCACATTAGTGTACCATTCATGCCTGCGAtcagagaaataagaaaacagtATGGCGACGAATGGATAAGTAATTCTCATGTAcgagaagaatatttaaatgccTTGTTAATTCATTTACCAAAAGTTGTCTCCATTGTAACGAGTTTCAACAAACTCTGTTATAATTCAtggaaagatttttataatcacaTACAAAAGCTTGGATGTCTGTTGCAAGCTGTACcacatgaaaaaaattcaagtaCCATATCTGCAACACTTTTTATTCCAAATAAGATTACTAAAAGACCTATCAAATGGACCGGTACttcgaataaaatacaattag ACTTTAACCTTTCATTGTACGCTTTTATGATACCACAGACAACAGTGAATACAGAGATTTTAAatccaaatataaataaacttgcTTATGCTCTGCAACAGCAAGGCTACTTTGGATATTTGACTATagattgttattgttatttcgataataacaAAGAGAAGATGGTTGTATTATTACTCAATATTCATCCTTATTATTCTCACACGCAAATGTACGTTGATTGGATGAAATTTGTCATCGATGGTTCTTACAA GGTAACGGCACAATTAGTGACACATCCGACGGATGTTGTGAAACTTCGGATGCAAATGACGAACAATAGTTTCGTACACACTATACGTGAAAttcttaaaatgaaaaatcctCGTAGGTTTTACGATGGATTAAGTGCAGCTCTTCTTCGTCAGATAACTTATACTATGACCAAATTGGGAATGTATTCGACAACGTTGGAATATTGGAC gaCTCATTTTGGACGTCCTAGCTATGGTGGTATGATTAGCATTGGAATGTTCTCTGGCATCACTGGTGCTTTTGTTGGGATACCTGCTGACGTTGTACTAGTACGAATGGTAGGCGATGTTAAATTACCACCAG aaaaacgtagaaattataaaaatgttttaagtGCTCTTGTGGATATATccaaaaaagaaggaattacAGCATTATGGAGAGGTACTATACCTACTCTTGGAAGAGCGGCTGTCGTCAATGGTGTACAATTGGGTACATATAGTCGAGCGAAATATGCGTTGTTAGATACCG gTTATTTCGTAGATAATTTAGGGACGCAATTTCTAGCAGCTAATATTTCCGGTTTTGTTGCGACTCTTACATCTCTACCGTTAGACTTAGCGAAAACAAAGTTTGTA aatacaAAATTGGATGGGACCATCGAACCCCCCAGGCATGATTAA
- the LOC122631792 gene encoding IQ motif-containing protein H-like isoform X4, whose translation MPYLNLCVNIITISFSFITTKNDIYIYVCMYIYIQARARVCVCVLYKYLLLRICQGTENAVSSMQKSYYQIIKKYKRSSTSLDKIDLSHIHALRYIDGELTKNEGWSNVLDTTGKELRSKWYLVVSPQIEKMLKNRRIYSLRLDPSKVFNFLLSIPESGVHFKLSKKDLLLLLRDISEEGPWITSWKPQLKTLDKKKIAAILIQSCWRGYWVRKQLNESYRRYIAASVLWYKWLFKKHKREIYAIHLKKMLLSLDISRVFNEKLSKEFYDLIKCPHVIIHLPSIGHSINIRQTYSPKLFNIYQHSMILRLSFLRNQMSEFVYILPVEITQDLLSMYVDIIDSIISQERTANRVTFLALSQAKTFERTHMNVSRILHCSESTLTAIKKKINEKPAYILPWIVDECDLRISDYLRVPLLGPDMMLQQELLNLSKMSEIIENLGLPQPAHSKDIRDYTKLCANLAELIVLNTDICLWLIRLNFGIHSKHYGVFLINHISVPFMPAIREIRKQYGDEWISNSHVREEYLNALLIHLPKVVSIVTSFNKLCYNSWKDFYNHIQKLGCLLQAVPHEKNSSTISATLFIPNKITKRPIKWTGTSNKIQLDFNLSLYAFMIPQTTVNTEILNPNINKLAYALQQQGYFGYLTIDCYCYFDNNKEKMVVLLLNIHPYYSHTQMYVDWMKFVIDGSYNSTTNTFNGNIVVRKYSKKKIIISSTYDKQWDETTERTALVICELYHVNLPSYSWPKLKILMEDIGIVYEARKKEGSHFFLHDSDKKNTGTMVIVTPNMEMTLSKTYNILRKMCHALSIKKKSESNMLIAANFFEKFALNYSDQSHEPCK comes from the exons ATGCCGTATTTAAATCTTTGcgttaatattataacaatttctttttcttttatcactacaaaaaatgatatatatatatatgtatgtatgtatatatatatacaggcgcgcgcgcgtgtatgtgtatgtgtattatacaaatatttattattaaggaTTTGTCAGGGAACAGAAAATGCAGTTTCATCCATGCAAAAAAGTTACTATCAAATCATTAAAAAGTACAAACGTTCGTCCACGTCATTGGACAAAATAGATTTATCACATATTCACGCTTTGAGATATATCGACGGAGAATTAACGAAAAACGAAGGATGGTCTAACGTTCTCGATACAACTGGTAAAGAACTTAGATCGAAATGGTACCTAGTTGTTTCCcctcaaatagaaaaaatgttgaagaaTCGACGGATATATTCGCTTCGTTTGGATCCATCAAAGGTCTTTAATTTTTTGCTATCTATACCTGAAAGTGGAGTACACTTTAAATTGTCGAAGAAAGATCTACTTCTTTTATTGCGAGACATTTCTGAGGAAGGGCCTTGGATAACGAGTTGGAAGCCTCAATTAAAAACtcttgataaaaagaaaatcgccGCCATTTTGATACAATCCTGTTGGCGTGGTTATTGg GTCCGTAAACAATTGAACGAATCGTATCGTCGTTACATAGCAGCTAGCGTGTTATGGTACAAATGGTTATTCAAAAAACACAAACGCGAGATATATGCTATTCACTTGAAAAAAATGCTCTTGTCGCTGGACATAAGTCGAGTATTTAACGAGAAATTAAGCAAAGAGTTTTACGACTTGATTAAGTGTCCACACGTGATAATACATCTTCCATCGATTGGTCATTCCATTAACATTCGTCAAACGTACTCtccaaaattatttaatatttatcagcATTCAATGATTTTGAGACTCTCCTTTCTACGTAATCAAATGTCTGagttcgtttatattttaccTGTCGAAATTACGCAAGATTTACTATCCATGTACGTTGATATAATCGATTCTATCATTTCACAAGAACGTACAGCGAATCGCGTAACGTTTCTTGCTCTTTCACAAGCTAAGACTTTCGAACGTACACACATGAATGTATCTAGGATTTTACATTGCTCGGAAAGCACCTTAACAGCTatcaaaaaaaagatcaatgaaAAACCAGCGTATATTTTACCTTGGATCGTTGACGAATGCGATCTTAGAATATCGGACTATCTTCGCGTACCTTTGTTAGGGCCAGATATGATGCTACAACAAGAGTTGTTAAATCTATCGAAAATGAgtgaaataatcgaaaatcttGGTTTACCACAACCGGCTCATTCCAAAGATATACGAGATTATACGAAACTTTGCGCCAATTTAGCTGAACTAATCGTATTAAACACTGACATTTGTTTATGGCTGATCAGGTTGAATTTCGGTATACACAGCAAACACTATGGTGTATTTTTGATCAATCACATTAGTGTACCATTCATGCCTGCGAtcagagaaataagaaaacagtATGGCGACGAATGGATAAGTAATTCTCATGTAcgagaagaatatttaaatgccTTGTTAATTCATTTACCAAAAGTTGTCTCCATTGTAACGAGTTTCAACAAACTCTGTTATAATTCAtggaaagatttttataatcacaTACAAAAGCTTGGATGTCTGTTGCAAGCTGTACcacatgaaaaaaattcaagtaCCATATCTGCAACACTTTTTATTCCAAATAAGATTACTAAAAGACCTATCAAATGGACCGGTACttcgaataaaatacaattag ACTTTAACCTTTCATTGTACGCTTTTATGATACCACAGACAACAGTGAATACAGAGATTTTAAatccaaatataaataaacttgcTTATGCTCTGCAACAGCAAGGCTACTTTGGATATTTGACTATagattgttattgttatttcgataataacaAAGAGAAGATGGTTGTATTATTACTCAATATTCATCCTTATTATTCTCACACGCAAATGTACGTTGATTGGATGAAATTTGTCATCGATGGTTCTTACAA TTCTACGACAAATACTTTTAATGGTAATATCGTTGTACGGAAgtattctaaaaagaaaataataatttcgtcgaCATACGATAAACAATGGGACGAAACTACTGAGAGAACTGCATTAGTAATTTGTGAATTATATCACGTCAATTTGCCTTCTTATTCATGGCCCAAATTGAAGATTCTTATGGAAGATATTGGA atcGTTTACGAagctagaaagaaagaaggttctcatttttttttacacgatagcgataaaaagaatactgGGACCATGGTGATCGTTACGCCCAACATGGAAATGACATTATCAAAGACGTATAATATCTTGAGAAAAATGTGTCACGCTttgtcaattaaaaaaaagtcagAATCGAATATGTTGATTGCAgctaatttttttgaaaaatttgctTTAAATTATTCCGATCAGTCTCATGAACCATGCAAGTGA